TCATCATGGCCAGTGGATTGACCAGTAAAGGAGCGGAAACGACAGTAAAGGCATTGTCACTCGGCGCTGTCGGCTGCGTTGCGAAACCTCAAACTGCTAGTGCTGCAGAAAGCATTCGTGTACTCTCCCGAGAACTGGTGATGATGATCAAAGCCGTGAGTGCGAAAAATAGCTCGCCCTCTACTCAGACTCATCCTGCAACTCCAAACCCAACCAGTCATCAGACACAAGCTCCCCAACCAAACTCCTCAGCTAATCGTTTATTTACTAAAAACATCAAGTTTTTCAAACAACCTGAAGTTTTAGTAATTGGTACAAGTACAGGTGGACCTAAAGCACTTGCTGAGCTATTACCACAAATTCCTGTAGATTTCCCAATACCAATTCTGATTGTACAACATATGCCGCCGGGATTTACTGAAATTTTGGCACAACATATCCAGAAAGATAGTGGTCGTACATGTGTTGAAGCAATACACAACGATCCTCTGGAATCTCATAAAACGTATGTAGCTCCCGGCGGCAGCCATCTTCTGATTGGCGAAAAAAATGGTCAAAAAGTTACTTTGATTAACCAGGATCCTCCAGAACATTTTTGCAGGCCTTCTGTTAATCCATTATTCAGGTCGGCTGCTGAGCATTTTGGTAATTCAACTTTGGCCGTGATGCTGACCGGAATGGGTGAAGATGGCATCGAAGGTAGCCACGACATTGCTCGTGCCGGTGGAACGATCATCGCTCAAGATGAGGCGTCTAGCGTGGTATGGGGTATGCCAGCTGCAGTCGCCTGTGCAGGTATAGCAGATAAAGTGCTTCCCCTGTCCGAAATTGCAGCAGAAATCAAGTCGCAGTGCCTGGTTCGCGCTTAATCATTTAAGCAAGCAGAACGTTATTCTCAGCCTGTAACCTCTCCGACCGAAATACCGTCACAAT
This genomic interval from Gimesia alba contains the following:
- a CDS encoding protein-glutamate methylesterase/protein-glutamine glutaminase — protein: MTPNPIRVLIVDDSAVIRGLISKSLEQEPEIIVAGTAMNGERALSWMASNPVDVVILDVEMPVMDGLTALQKIQKDFPAIPVIMASGLTSKGAETTVKALSLGAVGCVAKPQTASAAESIRVLSRELVMMIKAVSAKNSSPSTQTHPATPNPTSHQTQAPQPNSSANRLFTKNIKFFKQPEVLVIGTSTGGPKALAELLPQIPVDFPIPILIVQHMPPGFTEILAQHIQKDSGRTCVEAIHNDPLESHKTYVAPGGSHLLIGEKNGQKVTLINQDPPEHFCRPSVNPLFRSAAEHFGNSTLAVMLTGMGEDGIEGSHDIARAGGTIIAQDEASSVVWGMPAAVACAGIADKVLPLSEIAAEIKSQCLVRA